The DNA region CTAAGTTACACTGCAGCCCTCACTCCGAAGTTGTTGAAGGGTCAGGCCTGTGTGATGTACCTGTTTAAGCTAACTCTAATTGAGGCCAAGCACTATTCGATACATTCCTTGAATTCACCAAACGTGCTAGTGAGGCAGGGGGCGTCAGAAGACTCCCCATCCCCACGCCAGACAACCTTGTGGCGGGTGGGCGGGGAGagggaagcccgtgcgcagcccAGCACGAAGGTTGCTGCGGTGGAAACAGGTGCGGATCGCTGTGCCGGCCTCAGGGAGCCGCGGCCTGGGAGCAGCTCCCTCCCGGGGCGGGCCTCCTCCAGGGGGGTCTGGGGGCCTGAGACCCGCGGCCGCACTTCAGTCCGGACTCTCCCCGCCTTCGAGGAGCGTCTCTGAGGACTGGTTAGACATCCGGGCGGGGCGGGCCTGGAGAGATGCTCGCGGGACGCTGCCCGGGCCCTGGGGTCGCGGGGAGTGGGTCCTTGGAGGCCACCTGGCACACCTGGGGTCCTTACCGAGCAGTCTgggccagtttcctcatctgtaaagaacCTTTTTAGTCTGACAAAAACGTAACGTCGTCAAACCTCCGCACGGTACCAAGCGTACAGCAGCAGTTTTTATCTCTAAACGTACAGATCTGGCCACAGGTAAACAGCGGCCAACTTCCCACATTTGCCCGCCTCTGCTCTCGATCCCTCAGGTGTGACTTTCGGGGCCCAGGTGACCTTCCCGTGTCTCCAGCCGCCGCCGGGGGAGAGATGAACGCCTCGTCCCAGGCGCTGGCAGTGATCTGGCACCTGGCAGCCGTCTGACACCTGGCAGCCCTAGGAGGCGGGGCGCGGGGAACTCGGGAGGAGGGGCCGCGCCTGTGCCGTGGACCCACCCGGACCCGCCTCTCCCCGCTCGGCGCGGCGTCCCCCGCGGCCCGGAAGTGCTCCCGCCGGCAAGATGGCGGCTGCAGGGCTTCTGCTGTGGGGCCTGCGCCGCCTGTGTCGCGTGCTGCTGTTCCTCTCGCAGTTCTACATCCTCTCGGGCGGCGGTGAGTTGGGGGCAGGGGTGTGTGCCGGGCCGGGCTGAGGGGTGGGGAACCCAGGACCGCGGGGACCGTCGGCCTGGGTCCGTGGGCGGAGGCTGAGTGCGGGCGGAGGGCGCGGGTCGCTACAGCCGAGTCCGCCGCGTCCTGCCGCCGCCCCTCGGCTCAGGGAGCCGGAGCCGCGAGCCTCGAACTGTGGGCCTGGGGGCTCGGCCGGGGACGCGGAGCTGGGTCTCGGCACCGCGCGTAGTCTCCAGTTGCCCGCAGACCTAAATTAGTGTCGACCCCGTTGGGTTTCATGTTCAGTTTCCCGGCGGTCAGGCCGAGATGTTTGCCCGAGCAGCTGTGGGCCTGGCGCGATACCCACACAGCCTGAGGTCTTCGTTTCTCTAATCATAGGGTCCTTCAGTGTAGAGCCTTCGCAGCCGCTGGCTCAGTCCGACAAGGATCCGGGCCCCACACGTACGTTCACAGTAGTGCCCAGGGCAGCAGGTACTAGACGTTTTCTCTTCTAGTAAACGTGTATGTTTGTATCTAGtggtctcttcctttcctttttggatAAAATTTCTTGTAGAATATGAAATCACTTTACATGTTTTGAACATTTTATTGATTGCATTTTCGATTATGTGAATTAAAGGCAGATACAAACCTTTTCTGTAGACAATCTTGTTATTTCAGTACCTTTTGACATTCCTGTCTCATCTTCTTCCAGTCCCAGGCTCCCCACTTCCATCTCTTTatttcaaaggtttttttttttccgcttCATCCATCAAGATAACCTTCAACCAATGCTTCTTTCCCTTCAGAAAATTTCTTGTGCTTTTGGAACCCTGTTCCTGATGTTGGATATTATTAAAGGCTCCCCCAAGGCTGTGTGAAATGGAGGGATTGCAGAGGGAATGGTACAGACTTGGCATCTATCTCTGGTGGTGCTGCTGGGAGCTGGAGCAAATTATTCACCTTTTTGGGTTtcggttttctcatctttttaaGGTGGTGGGGTTGCCCTGGCCCTGTAAAACTCTTGGCTTTGTGATTCTAAGTGCCCATCCTCCAGCCACGGTAGTAAtaggaacaaaagaaaagaaaattttcttttcttttgttcctaTTACAAAAGGGTATAATAGGAATTATACCCTTTTGTAAGTATACCCTTTTGTAGGAATTTTGTAGAATTACCCACTTAATAGTGACTTTAAGTAGGACCAGTTTTAAATGAGTATTAGTGTGTTTTGCTAAATGAAACTTTGGTCTCTGTAGTTTCATCCTTTTAGAGTTCCATTACTTCAGTGAATTAAAACTGGCAGACATATTTTACTGATTCTATAAAAGACTACTAGAAGACAGCAGCATACTTGAGTTTAAAACATagattattttaaagagaaagcaCAAGAATTTTTTACTCTCTTGGACGTTTTTGAAAGCTTCTCTTCCTGAGAATAATGGTTGCAATTTTGATCCTCTCTTAAGTGATGGTAATATATTATACTCCCAGCTAGGCTGGCTGGAGAAACTTACTGCAACCCACTGAATAAGTTACTAATATAAAGAACTATTTTGAACTTTGGTATTGTAAAATTGTAAATGTTACTTGCAGATGGTGGCTTGTTGAAGTACCAAAGTGGAATAATGACAAGACGTTTTTCTAGGGTTGGTACCTTGTACTGATTGATTCACTTAGAGGGTTAGGGGCTTCACTTACAAATTCGTGAATTCAAGTGAAAAGAACATTGGATTGGAAACTGAGAGATTTGGGTTCTGGTTCCAGTTTTGCCCTCCCTCTGTGATCTTGAACGAACTTTATCATCTGTAAGCCTTCGTTTTTTTCATCTTGTAACATGATAGACTTTTTGACGTCCTAATTTATTTCTAGCACTGTATATATGTTATGCTTATGATTGTGTTCCTTAAGCTTAGAAAATTGCTTTCCTCTGTTATTGTAATCAGTATTCCAAGAGAATAAGCTTCTCTCTCACCTCTCACAGAAAGCACCGATATCCCACCTTATATGATGAAGTGTCCGAGCAATGGTTTGTGTAGCAGACTTCCCGCAGACTGTATAGAGTGCAAGACCAATTTCTCCTGTGTCTATGGGAAGCCTGTCACTTTTGACTGCACAGTCAAACCTTCTGTTACCTGTGTTGTAAGTACTGCAGCTTACTTATTCTTAATAAACTCATCGTAAAGCTCGAGTTATAAGTAGAGTTTAGACTTGGCTCTGGAGGAAATTCAGAAAGTGCTCTGCATTTTAAAAGTAAGAGTTGAGGAATAAAGTCAACTTTATCAGAAGGTGGAAACTTCCATCTCCAAGTAAAGTTTGGTTACAAGGGTTCAGATAGCAATTTTTTGACATAAGGATAAATTGAAGCAATTGTCAGACTTCTTACAAAAAGTAGGAATAGAAAAGGCTCAAGCGCACCAACTGTTGCCCATTAGAAATGACCCTGTTACAGTGGTCACACCTGCAGCCCATCTCTGATATGTTGACAGCCAGGAAGGAGCCTACAAAGGCTTCCACAGCCGGTGTTCCTTAGCGTGCTCTCAGGATACTTGCTTCAGAGCCACAGACTCCTGGAGGCAGCCCCACACCTGTTGAGTGTGACGAGGGCAGGGAGACTCACGTATCTGCATTTTTGAACCGTTGGACCGGGGAAATTACCGCAAACTTCATTGTAGTCCCAGCATGTGGGTGAGATAGAGAGTCGAAATGAATAGTGAGGCAGTGTTTTACTCTTGGACCTGCCATGACTAGCTCTGTGATTTAGTCATCTGTCTCTTGTTAAGTCAGGAGATGGGCCCAGAACAGCTTTTCCTAAAGTGTTTCCATGGCACCCTCTTTCTGGGAGATGGTCAAGGAGGAAAACACAGATTCCAtaccatattctctctctctgtcttttttctttttttaagggaagcagtaggaagtaagatttttcttttaattaatttattaatttatctttggctgcgttgggtcttcattgctgcacgcaggctttctctagttgtggcgagcgggggctactctttgttgcggtgcgcaggcttctccttgcggtggcttctcttgttgctgagcatgggctctaggtgctcaggctttggtagttgtggtgcatgggcttcagtagttgtggctcatgggctctagggcgcaggctcagtagttgtggcgcacgggcttagttgctccgcggcatgtgggatcttcccggaccagggctcgaacccgtgtcccctgcattggcaggcggattcttaaccactgcgccaccagggaagcccaccatatTCTCTTTTGCAGATTCCCTTTGACCCAGCGATTCTAACTTACTTGAAAAAGATACCTTTCCCCGTCGGTTCTTTGGAACTTGGTCTGCAGAGGGCTAGATTAGAAAGTTCCTTCCACCCCCAGGctctttctctatttctcctGAGGTCTAGTATCAGGAGAGGGCATGAGGGAGGCTTCACTCCAAAGGGGAAATGAGATTTTATGTGTTCTCAGTGTCTGGACATAGTGTTTGTAACTGTCACT from Eschrichtius robustus isolate mEscRob2 chromosome 1, mEscRob2.pri, whole genome shotgun sequence includes:
- the TM2D3 gene encoding TM2 domain-containing protein 3 isoform X3; translated protein: MAAAGLLLWGLRRLCRVLLFLSQFYILSGGGSFSVEPSQPLAQSDKDPGPTRTFTVVPRAAESTDIPPYMMKCPSNGLCSRLPADCIECKTNFSCVYGKPVTFDCTVKPSVTCVDQDFKSRKSFVLNMTCRFCWQLPETDYECSSSTSCMAVSCPRQRYTANCTVRDHVHCLGNRTFPKMLYCNWTGGYKWSTALALRGNGRTQKK